The nucleotide window CCCAGTACGAAGGAAAACTGCTGCGATTAAAGCAGCAATACTTCATGTGTTCAGCAGGCGTGCAAAGTGCGTTACGTACGTTCAATAAGCTGGAGCTTTCGTATGATCGTTTGCCAGATAAAGTGGCTTTCCACATCAACGACACGCATCCAACCTTGGTTATTCCAGAACTGATGCGCATCCTGATTGATGTGAAAGGTTATGGCTGGGATGAAGCATGGGATATCACGACTAGAACCGTATCGTATACCAATCATACGACGCTGAGCGAGGCGCTTGAGAAATGGCCTGTATCCATGATCAGCAAGCTGCTGCCACGCATCTATATGATTATTGAAGAGATCAACAAACGCTTCTGTGGCATGCTGCTGGACCGGTATCCGGGAGATCAGGATCGCATAGGGCACCTGGCGATTGTTGCGAACGATCAGGTACGGATGGCGCATCTGGCGATTGTAGGCAGTCATAGCGTGAATGGTGTCGCGGCATTGCATACCGAGATTTTGAAGGAGCGTGAGATGGCTCCGTTCTATGCACTGTATCCAGAGCGTTTCAATAACAAAACGAATGGCATTACCCATCGTCGCTGGTTGATGCATGCCAATCCGAAACTGTCGGATCTCATCACGGATACAATCGGTAACGAATGGATAACAGAGCCGGGCAAGTTGGATCAGTTGGCAAGCTTCGCGGATAATACATCATTCCAGGAACAGTTCCGTTCGATTAAGCGGGATAACAAGGAACGGCTTGCTTCGTATATTCTGGATCATACCGGAACGACAGTGAATCCGGATTCCATTTTTGATGTGCAGGTGAAGAGGCTGCATGGGTACAAACGGCAACTGTTGAACATTCTGCATGTGATGCATCTGTATAATCGGCTTAAGCATGATGCTTCGTTTGATATGGTGCCACGCACGTTCATCTTTGGAGCTAAGGCAGCACCGAGTTATTATTTTGCCAAAAAAATCATCAAGCTGATCAATACGGTATCTGACACGGTGAATCGGGATGCAGCGGTGAATGACCGCTTGAAGGTATTTTTCCTCGAAAACTATTCCGTTTCTCTTGCAGAGAAGATTATTCCGGCCGCGGATGTTAGTGAACAGATCTCAACCGCAGGCAAGGAAGCTTCGGGTACGGGCAACATGAAGTTTATGATGAACGGCGCCTTAACGATTGGCACGATGGATGGAGCCAATGTGGAGATGGCAGAGCAGGTCGGAGAAGAAAATATGTTCATCTATGGTCTGCGTGCGGACGAAGTGCTTGAGTATTATCGTTCTGGCAGCTATCGTCCGAATGAGATTGTGCAGCACGATGATCGGATTCGCGAGGTCGTGGAGCAATTGGTGCATCCAGGTGCATTCTGTTATCGAGATGGGGAGTTCTGGGACATCTATGACTCGTTGCTGGCTCATGGTGACGAATACTTTGTATTGCGTGATTTTGCTGCTTATGCAGACGCACATGCTGCCATTGACCAAGCGTATCGGGATGTTCCAGGCTGGACTCGGAAAGCGATATTGAACACGGCGCATTCCGGCATATTCTCCAGCGATCGTACCATAAGTGAGTACGCGACAGATATCTGGGGCATTCATCCGGTGTCCGGGAACTGGAAAGGTTAAGAATAAATTGTTAGGCAAAAAACCCCCCTTGTTCACAAGAGCTATCTCTACAGGTTACTCAATCAGCGTAGAGAGCATCTCCTTGTAGATCAAGGGGTTTTTGGCATACAGTGAATTAATGAACGGAGGGAAGGGCCGGACTTTGAAGTGACGGATGTCTGGAAATCGACCCCTGAACAACTGGACATGAAGATCTATATCCCGTTAAAATAGACCTTACCGCTTCGCGGAAATCAAGGTCGGAGGCATAGAATAAATGAGCGAAAAGTCGTGGCTCCACTCCAAGTGGATGCTGACCATTGTTGCTTGCATGGCAGTTCTTTACATACTGATTATGGGCAGTTTACTGTTTGTCAGTGGACGAACACCTAGCATGTATTATCAATATAATCTGGTACCCTTCGAGACGATTCGGCCACTTCTCTTGGAGAGGGAGAGGTACAATACAGATACCTGGGTCAAAAACCTGTTTGGCAATATCGTGTTGTTCATTCCGCTGGGAATCTGGATTCCATGGTTGTTTCGGAGGTGTCGTTCGTTCCTGACCTTTACATCGACAGCTGTCTTGCTTCTACTGGGGGTTGAGCTCACACAATTGATCACACGTGTGGGTTCGTTCGATGTAGATGACATTATTCTGAACACGATCGGTGCCTGGATAGGTTACGCCGCATTTAAGTTGTTTTTATGTTCACAAAGAAGGACTCGGAATTGAGCCGCAGATCGCGGTCGATGACCGGGTCTTTTTGCATAAGATACCTTTCAAATGTTTACAAGGGAATCTTTTCGGATAAAACATATTAACGGCTTAATATAGTGAACAGAGATTATATATAAATTTAACTAAACATTTACACGAAACGGAGAGGACAGAAATAACCTGAAGAAGCGAAAGCGTGCGCCTTTATCACCGGATTTTCCCCTTATAAGGGGAATTCATAAAATCTGGGGATAACAGCGATCGGAAGGTTGTTCTGTCATCGGAGTGTCTAGTGTAAATATTCTTTCGTTCAATTTATATATAGAACAATGATGAGAGCGAGGTGGGCGATATCGTTTGGTGGAAAGAGAGTGTGGTATACCAGATCTACCCGAGTAGCTTCAAGGATTCGGACGGGGATGGGCAGGGCGACTTGCAGGGGATCTATGAGAAACTCGATTATTTGGAGAATTTGGGTGTGGATGTGATCTGGCTCTGTCCCATCTACGATTCACCAGGACATGATAACGGATATGATATCCGGGATTACTACGCCATTTTACGCAAGTATGGCACGATGGGGGATTTTGATCGGTTACTGGCAGAGGCACACAAGCGTGGCCTCAAGATCATGATGGATCTGGTGTTGAATCATACGTCGGATGAGCATGCGTGGTTTGCCGAGTCTCGTTCATCGAAGATGAATCCGAAGCGGGATTACTATATTTGGCGTTCAGGCAAAAATGGTCAGGTGCCGAATAATTGGGAGTCCTATTTTGGCGGCTCAGTATGGAAGCATGATCCCGAGACAAATGAATATTATTTGCATCTGTATTCGGAACAACAACCGGATCTCAACTGGAACAATACACAGATGGCAGAAGAGATGTATGAGATGGTGCATTGGTGGCTGGAAAAAGGGGTCGACGGATTTCGTTTCGATGCAGTAGCGCATATCGCCAAGGCAGAGGGGCTGCCTAGTGCCCACAATCC belongs to Paenibacillus sp. FSL H8-0079 and includes:
- a CDS encoding glycogen/starch/alpha-glucan phosphorylase, whose translation is MFDNKETFKSIFTRNLVSKLGKPIEEATQEDVYHVLGSMIREYAGQDWAASNQGFKQRQDKQVYYFSLEFLIGRLLGNNLLNVNELELVRDSLAELGFSLEEVEEQEADAGLGNGGLGRLAACFLDSLASLGYAGHGCGIRYKYGLFEQKIINGNQVELPDNWLDKGNEWEVRRPDKKVEVQFWGRVEAHEQDGEYQFVTKDAESVVAIPYDVPVIGYGQTHVNTLRLWSAEPKRETSLDTPSNYYGYLDYSRSVESISEFLYPDDSQYEGKLLRLKQQYFMCSAGVQSALRTFNKLELSYDRLPDKVAFHINDTHPTLVIPELMRILIDVKGYGWDEAWDITTRTVSYTNHTTLSEALEKWPVSMISKLLPRIYMIIEEINKRFCGMLLDRYPGDQDRIGHLAIVANDQVRMAHLAIVGSHSVNGVAALHTEILKEREMAPFYALYPERFNNKTNGITHRRWLMHANPKLSDLITDTIGNEWITEPGKLDQLASFADNTSFQEQFRSIKRDNKERLASYILDHTGTTVNPDSIFDVQVKRLHGYKRQLLNILHVMHLYNRLKHDASFDMVPRTFIFGAKAAPSYYFAKKIIKLINTVSDTVNRDAAVNDRLKVFFLENYSVSLAEKIIPAADVSEQISTAGKEASGTGNMKFMMNGALTIGTMDGANVEMAEQVGEENMFIYGLRADEVLEYYRSGSYRPNEIVQHDDRIREVVEQLVHPGAFCYRDGEFWDIYDSLLAHGDEYFVLRDFAAYADAHAAIDQAYRDVPGWTRKAILNTAHSGIFSSDRTISEYATDIWGIHPVSGNWKG
- a CDS encoding VanZ family protein; its protein translation is MSEKSWLHSKWMLTIVACMAVLYILIMGSLLFVSGRTPSMYYQYNLVPFETIRPLLLERERYNTDTWVKNLFGNIVLFIPLGIWIPWLFRRCRSFLTFTSTAVLLLLGVELTQLITRVGSFDVDDIILNTIGAWIGYAAFKLFLCSQRRTRN